The sequence CTGTAACCGTATCCAGGATTGCTGGCGCCATTTGACTGGCAACGAATCGTTCCCAAATCAGTTTATAAAGACGTAGTTGATCACGCGATAATACCGTTTTCATAGCAGCGGGTGGTCGCATGACAGATGTCGGTCGTACTGCTTCATGTGCATCCTGCGTTTTTGTGGACTCTTTCTTTACTGACTTCGTTGTCGTAATGAATTCTTTGCCATACATCGTTTCAATAAATGATTGTGCTTCTTCTTTTGCACTATCAGCAATTCGCGTTGAGTCCGTTCTCATGTAAGTGATGAGACCGACGTTGCCCTCTTTCCCAAGGTTGATCCCTTCGTAAAGCTGCTGGGCCAACATCATTGTCTTCCTTGCTCGGAAGTTCAATTTACGGGCAGCTTCTTGTTGTAAGGACGATGTGGTAAATGGTAATGCCGGATTACGTTTACGCTCTTTTTTCACAACGTTCGCAATTTCAAACTCATCTTTGTCTAATTGACTAAGAATTGCATCAACCTGTTCCTTATTGACCAACTTCACTTTTTTCTTTATATCACCGTAAAATACCGCTTCAAATTCCTTGTTGCCTTTTTTGAATTGGCTAGTGATGCTCCAGTATTCTTCTGGGACAAATGTTTGAATTTCATTTTCCCGATCAATGATGAGTCGGAGAGCAACGGATTGGACACGACCAGCAGAAAGGCCTTTCTTAACTTTCTTCCACAAAATCGGGCTAATATTGTAGCCTACGAGTCTATCCAGTATACGACGCGCCTGTTGGGCATCAACCAAGTCCATATCGATAGGTCTCGGATTTTTAAATGACTCTTTAATCGCTTCTTTCGTTATTTCATTGAACACGACACGGCAATCCGATTCGATGTCCACGCCAAGCTGATGTGCTAAATGCCACGCAATCGCTTCCCCTTCTCTGTCGGGGTCAGCCGCGAGAAAGATTTTTTTTGATTTTTTTGCTTCTTTTTTTAAGTCTTGGAGAATTGGACCTTTGCCGCGAATGGTAATATACTTCGGTTCGTAATTATTTTCAGTATCGACACCCATCTGACTGCGCGGAAGATCGCGCAAATGACCGAGTGATGCACGCACTTTATATTTTTTCCCAAGATAACGTTCTATCGTTTTCGCCTTTGCAGGGGATTCCACGATTACTAAGTAATCTGCCATTATTTGTGTGCCTCCTTAAAGAGGTTCCGTATTTATTCTATCAATTATACCTCGGCGTAATTGCGAATCGAACAGCGAAGGGTTCGATTTGCCTTAATTTCTGCGTTCTTTGCAGAAATTAAGGCACTTTTCAGGACGTCACGCACTTAGTCTGCCTTCCTAAAGCATCCTAAAAAATCTGTGACAACCGCCGGAGGCTTTATCTTCGTTCAGCGGATTTTCCGCTGAACGAAGATAAAAGAATATCTGTTGCAAAATGTATAACAGATTTGAGAATAAAGCAACCTTTTCAATAAGAAGACAATTTTTTAACCATTAAAAACGAGTGTTTCAACGATTTGAAAACCGTTCCAAACCGGCTTTGCCCCCTCATCTAGCAGTTTATTGGGGCCAACAGATAAGGCAGAAGTAATAGGTCCTGGAACTGTAAAAATGTCTTTGCCATGATCGAGTGCATGTTCGACTGTACTCATCGTACCGCTCTTATCTGCCGCTTCTGTTACAACGACTGCAGTAGACAAGCCGCTAATAATTCGATTCCGCATCGGAAATGTCCAACGCTCAGGTTTCACGTAAGGTGGATATTCCGTCAGCAATAGCTGATGCTTTGCCATCTCTTCGGCAAGCAAACGATTTTCTTTTGGATATAAATGAAATAATCCATGACCAAGGACAGCAATCGTTTTGCCACCAAATGCAATGGCAGCTTCATGTGCCATTGTATCTGCCCCCTTTGCTAATCCAGAAACAACGGCAACGTCATTGGCTACAAGTGGAGGTACAATAAGTGACATCGCCTGCTTTGAATATGCAGTCGCCTTTCTAGAGCCAATGATGGCAATTTTTAGTGGGGTGGTCAATACTTGATGATTACCTTTCGTATACAGGACGGCCGGTGGATCAATGAGTACGCGTAACTGGTCAGGGTAGTGGGGGTGTGA comes from Sporosarcina sp. FSL K6-3457 and encodes:
- the topA gene encoding type I DNA topoisomerase, with the protein product MADYLVIVESPAKAKTIERYLGKKYKVRASLGHLRDLPRSQMGVDTENNYEPKYITIRGKGPILQDLKKEAKKSKKIFLAADPDREGEAIAWHLAHQLGVDIESDCRVVFNEITKEAIKESFKNPRPIDMDLVDAQQARRILDRLVGYNISPILWKKVKKGLSAGRVQSVALRLIIDRENEIQTFVPEEYWSITSQFKKGNKEFEAVFYGDIKKKVKLVNKEQVDAILSQLDKDEFEIANVVKKERKRNPALPFTTSSLQQEAARKLNFRARKTMMLAQQLYEGINLGKEGNVGLITYMRTDSTRIADSAKEEAQSFIETMYGKEFITTTKSVKKESTKTQDAHEAVRPTSVMRPPAAMKTVLSRDQLRLYKLIWERFVASQMAPAILDTVTVDLVNNDVRFRANGSQVKFQGFMKVYVEGDDDKEEEKDRILPPLEEGERLPYSDIDPKQHFTQPPPRYSEARLVKTLEELGIGRPSTFAPTLDTIQKRGYVTLDAKRFIPTELGEIVHLAVNQYFPDIIDVEFTAQMEKGLDNVEEGNIKWVEVIDNFYQDFEKHVQVADAEMEKIEIKDEPAGEDCEKCGLPMVFKLGRYGKFMACSGFPDCRNTKAIIKPIGVTCPTCKEGQVVERKSKTKRIFYGCDRYPECEYVSWDKPVARPCPKCEHTLVEKKLKKGVQIQCTECDYKEDTQQ
- the dprA gene encoding DNA-processing protein DprA, encoding MELTDVEKRLLALHYVFPVPLNRLNRLYETDPTLEKLYTYRPKELVDLLGISLTKAIQMKENLQQNSTTPYEKLYEQHAITPIPFSHPHYPDQLRVLIDPPAVLYTKGNHQVLTTPLKIAIIGSRKATAYSKQAMSLIVPPLVANDVAVVSGLAKGADTMAHEAAIAFGGKTIAVLGHGLFHLYPKENRLLAEEMAKHQLLLTEYPPYVKPERWTFPMRNRIISGLSTAVVVTEAADKSGTMSTVEHALDHGKDIFTVPGPITSALSVGPNKLLDEGAKPVWNGFQIVETLVFNG